One genomic segment of Paenibacillus xylanexedens includes these proteins:
- a CDS encoding response regulator has product MTLSIMIVDDDVVSRSMLHDIIESCGIGELAGMAEGGIEGARMIMDLRPDVVLIDLLMPDQDGIETVAKLKHGGYTGKFIMISQVENKEMVGAAYQNGIEFFIHKPINRVEVEHVLSKVNEQWKYERYVLEIKQSMARLNLVEATAPAQGRTVREAARSILMDLGIIGESGSKDIVALIEYAIDQKRAGEWPPLKESYEAVAQTYKSTPKDVEKECKSMEQRIRRTVIAALTNMASIGLTDYSNHKFEHYAPLYFDFQDVRMKMRAMEEDQAGDKGKVNIKKFLHVFYMETIEKMNN; this is encoded by the coding sequence ATGACACTTTCTATCATGATCGTGGATGATGATGTGGTGAGCCGGAGTATGCTGCATGATATCATTGAATCCTGTGGAATCGGCGAGCTTGCAGGCATGGCAGAGGGCGGTATAGAAGGGGCGCGCATGATTATGGATCTGCGTCCCGATGTGGTGCTGATTGATCTGCTGATGCCGGATCAGGACGGGATTGAGACGGTAGCGAAGCTGAAGCACGGCGGTTATACCGGGAAATTCATCATGATCTCTCAGGTGGAGAACAAGGAGATGGTAGGGGCGGCCTACCAGAACGGCATTGAATTTTTCATTCATAAACCGATTAATCGGGTGGAAGTGGAGCATGTGCTCAGCAAAGTGAATGAACAGTGGAAGTATGAACGTTACGTGCTGGAGATTAAACAGTCGATGGCCCGATTGAATCTGGTGGAAGCGACGGCCCCTGCCCAAGGTCGTACGGTGCGAGAGGCGGCACGAAGCATTCTGATGGATCTCGGGATCATCGGGGAAAGTGGTAGCAAGGATATTGTGGCCCTTATTGAGTATGCGATTGATCAGAAGCGTGCCGGGGAGTGGCCGCCACTGAAGGAGTCGTATGAAGCGGTGGCCCAGACGTACAAGTCTACGCCCAAGGACGTGGAGAAAGAGTGCAAGTCGATGGAACAACGTATTCGCAGAACGGTAATTGCCGCACTGACCAACATGGCCTCGATTGGACTCACCGATTATAGCAACCACAAGTTCGAACATTATGCTCCCCTCTACTTCGACTTCCAGGATGTTCGAATGAAGATGAGAGCGATGGAAGAAGATCAGGCAGGCGACAAAGGCAAGGTTAATATCAAAAAGTTCCTGCATGTGTTCTATATGGAGACGATTGAAAAGATGAATAATTAA
- a CDS encoding sensor histidine kinase yields MRNWVKNENVQMTAIAFATAVGAQFKINPFREDYFRIGLGVSILLFLLMIMPHLSYVKTGILTGIANLLFQSADLINHVQTVSILESMRDNLGAGVYYVVFAYGLSKFKHRFHEMQPLLLGGLITCIDFSSNLVELLLRGMLSGTNIFYMKEWLYLLVVGGLRSYFVIGLYNSFAVRQMRLLHAEQEKRMEQMLSVNSGLYGEVFYLKKAMNTIEGITADSYDLYRDLREHDMNQYSQRTLGIAQQIHEVKKDSQRILAGLLKLYDNEKAVNMSLSEVLNFASKANRKYSEMLHKQVEINIEQQYDCESPYYIPLLTVMNNLIANAVEAIERDGTIRIRVYEQDDDVHLVVMDTGKGIPEAKRDVIFEPGYTTKFNEVGIAATGIGLSHVRDIVQSLAGQIKVESAPQGETGTTFAITIPKMNLIKGADVDDTFYHDRG; encoded by the coding sequence ATGCGCAATTGGGTCAAAAATGAGAATGTACAGATGACGGCCATTGCCTTTGCCACTGCGGTAGGGGCGCAATTCAAGATAAATCCGTTCCGGGAAGATTACTTCCGAATCGGGCTGGGGGTTAGCATCCTTTTATTTCTGCTGATGATCATGCCACACTTGTCTTATGTGAAGACAGGAATCCTGACAGGCATCGCGAATTTGCTGTTTCAGTCGGCAGATCTCATCAATCATGTACAGACCGTGTCCATTCTGGAAAGCATGCGGGACAATCTGGGGGCAGGCGTATATTATGTGGTCTTTGCCTATGGGCTTAGCAAGTTCAAGCATCGATTCCATGAGATGCAGCCTCTTCTGCTCGGCGGGTTAATCACATGTATCGATTTCTCCTCTAATCTTGTTGAGCTTCTTCTTCGCGGAATGTTAAGCGGGACCAATATCTTTTATATGAAGGAATGGTTGTATCTGCTTGTGGTAGGCGGCCTGCGAAGTTACTTTGTGATTGGGCTCTATAACAGCTTTGCGGTGAGGCAGATGCGGCTTTTACATGCAGAACAGGAGAAGCGGATGGAGCAGATGCTGAGTGTGAACTCGGGTCTGTATGGCGAGGTTTTTTACCTCAAGAAAGCGATGAATACGATCGAAGGCATTACGGCAGACAGCTATGATCTATATCGCGATCTCCGAGAGCACGACATGAATCAATACAGTCAGCGCACGCTGGGCATCGCTCAGCAGATTCATGAAGTGAAGAAGGATTCACAACGCATTCTCGCGGGTCTGCTGAAGCTGTATGATAACGAAAAAGCGGTTAACATGAGCTTATCCGAAGTGCTGAACTTTGCCAGTAAAGCAAACCGAAAATATAGTGAGATGCTGCATAAGCAGGTCGAGATCAACATCGAGCAACAGTATGATTGTGAGTCTCCGTATTACATTCCTCTTCTAACGGTAATGAATAACCTGATTGCCAATGCGGTAGAGGCGATTGAGCGTGACGGGACGATCCGAATTCGTGTGTATGAGCAGGACGATGACGTGCATTTGGTTGTGATGGATACTGGAAAAGGTATACCTGAAGCCAAACGGGATGTTATCTTCGAACCGGGCTATACAACAAAGTTCAATGAAGTCGGCATTGCCGCGACGGGCATTGGCCTGTCCCATGTACGTGATATCGTTCAGTCGTTGGCGGGACAAATTAAGGTAGAGTCGGCGCCTCAAGGAGAGACAGGGACAACATTCGCTATAACTATTCCCAAAATGAATCTAATCAAGGGGGCCGATGTCGATGACACTTTCTATCATGATCGTGGATGA
- a CDS encoding hybrid sensor histidine kinase/response regulator, protein MKLLQTKRMDRYRYLFIMLIIFALLIGMRSVWSELFHTVDEHRAVNGVLDLRDVDLDQSPVMYLNGEWELYPDELLTQQDIAKRDGGAKTVQVPGDWKSGQSQEQESSFGYGTYRLRILTDPLQNPVTFWFKGIRSSSEVEMNGDADGGMGEVSTDSSTYIPRSTSYTATYDQEGTTSIELLVRVANYDSPYMGGISKPVRFGSQAAVDFSRWYSIGFQMLTFLVMLLHGMYACILYAFNRQERSLLVGAVLTLSVGITVTMGHDNILMLWLPINYTWGIKIRLISLLLQNACILLLFQRLTMVHVRKAWLQWHVVMTLIYTAVIVVMPIHITYAMIHYNVINLFFLVSMIWFLYIVGTMIFRKQADRDIVFLLLTAGGITSNLIWSVAETAKDVTTVYYPIDIIFAITGFSAYWFKKYFRNVRENMKLNTELQKGDKIKDQFLANTSHELRTPLHGIINIAHNVVTREKNRLDERSLEDMELLITIGRRMSHLLGDLLDVVRLKEHRIELRQGPLSIQSVVPGVIAMLQFMAERKPVRLHMEIPESFPQVMADEERLVQILYNLLHNALKHTEEGTISVSAEIREGHALIHVTDTGIGMDEDTRMRIFLPYEQGSYGISDGQGIGLGLNICKELVELHGGALTVRSELGKGSVFSFDLPLADEAADQAQSQLPLIWEQAAEMMEDAPSGFLLPRPGMGDAEALATAEMAPLLKEGRATILAVDDDPVNLDVLVSILSTEPYDITTAGSGQEAMELLGTRQWDLLITDVMMPNMSGYELTQKVREQFSMSELPVLLLTARSQPPDIYTGFASGANDYVTKPVDAVELKYRIRALTMLNQSIQERLRMEAAYLQAQIQPHFLFNTLNSLMVLSDIDTEHMRKLGDAFSSYLRISFNYLNTGELVKLSYELELVEAYLFIEKTRFEDRLSVVLNVEPDLPLLLPPLSIQPLIENAVRHGLLSRNVGGTLCLSITRHEGYTRIEVKDNGKGMEPEKVAELLHATPGGKGGIGIVNTNRRLLQRYGQGLSIVSEPGEGTMVSFDIPDEI, encoded by the coding sequence ATGAAATTACTTCAAACGAAACGTATGGACCGTTACAGATATTTGTTCATTATGCTGATCATTTTTGCATTGTTAATTGGCATGCGCTCGGTATGGTCTGAGCTATTCCACACAGTAGATGAGCATCGCGCCGTTAACGGGGTGCTTGATTTGAGAGATGTGGATCTGGATCAGTCCCCTGTCATGTACTTGAATGGGGAATGGGAACTTTACCCGGATGAGTTGCTGACCCAACAAGATATTGCGAAGAGGGATGGCGGTGCGAAGACCGTTCAGGTCCCTGGGGACTGGAAGAGTGGACAGAGTCAGGAACAAGAGAGTTCGTTCGGATACGGAACGTATCGATTGCGCATTTTGACAGATCCACTTCAGAATCCGGTAACCTTCTGGTTCAAGGGAATCCGAAGTTCATCCGAGGTTGAGATGAATGGAGACGCGGACGGGGGCATGGGTGAGGTCTCCACGGATAGCAGTACATATATACCCAGAAGCACTTCATATACAGCGACCTACGATCAGGAAGGAACAACCTCCATTGAATTATTGGTCCGTGTAGCCAATTACGACAGCCCGTATATGGGCGGAATTAGCAAACCTGTTCGCTTTGGTTCACAGGCAGCTGTTGATTTTTCGCGTTGGTATTCCATTGGTTTTCAGATGCTCACCTTTCTGGTTATGCTCCTCCACGGCATGTATGCCTGTATTCTTTACGCATTTAATCGACAGGAACGTTCCTTGCTGGTTGGAGCCGTATTAACTTTATCTGTTGGCATCACGGTTACGATGGGTCATGACAATATATTGATGTTATGGCTTCCAATTAATTATACCTGGGGCATTAAAATTCGATTGATCTCATTGTTGCTGCAAAATGCTTGTATCCTTCTGTTATTCCAGAGATTAACGATGGTTCATGTACGAAAGGCATGGCTACAGTGGCATGTTGTCATGACCTTGATCTATACGGCCGTGATTGTGGTGATGCCCATTCATATTACATATGCCATGATCCATTACAACGTCATTAACCTATTCTTTCTTGTCTCCATGATCTGGTTTCTATACATCGTCGGAACGATGATCTTCAGGAAACAGGCGGACCGGGATATTGTTTTTCTGCTGCTTACTGCAGGAGGCATTACATCCAACCTGATATGGAGTGTGGCCGAGACAGCCAAAGATGTGACAACTGTCTATTATCCTATCGACATCATCTTTGCGATTACGGGCTTCTCTGCCTATTGGTTCAAGAAATACTTCAGGAATGTCAGGGAGAATATGAAGCTGAATACAGAGCTGCAGAAGGGCGACAAAATTAAAGATCAGTTCTTGGCGAATACATCACATGAACTGCGGACTCCACTGCACGGGATCATTAACATCGCTCACAACGTGGTCACCCGAGAGAAAAACAGGCTGGATGAACGGAGCCTGGAGGATATGGAGTTGCTGATTACGATCGGTCGACGGATGTCACATCTCCTTGGTGATCTACTGGATGTAGTCCGGCTGAAGGAGCACCGCATTGAGTTACGTCAGGGGCCTCTTTCCATACAGTCTGTTGTGCCTGGCGTTATCGCCATGCTGCAATTCATGGCAGAACGAAAACCGGTTCGCCTTCATATGGAGATTCCAGAATCGTTCCCTCAGGTCATGGCTGATGAAGAAAGGCTCGTTCAGATTTTGTATAATCTGCTGCATAACGCGCTTAAACATACAGAGGAAGGAACGATATCCGTAAGTGCCGAAATTCGTGAAGGACATGCTCTGATTCATGTAACGGATACAGGCATTGGCATGGATGAGGATACACGGATGCGTATTTTCCTTCCGTATGAACAAGGGTCGTATGGAATCAGTGATGGACAAGGCATCGGGCTTGGACTGAACATCTGCAAAGAGCTTGTAGAACTGCACGGCGGGGCACTTACGGTTCGCTCGGAACTCGGAAAGGGCTCGGTATTCAGCTTCGATCTACCACTCGCGGATGAAGCCGCCGATCAGGCTCAGTCGCAGCTACCTCTAATTTGGGAACAGGCCGCGGAGATGATGGAAGATGCACCTAGCGGATTCCTGTTACCCCGCCCAGGTATGGGGGACGCGGAAGCCTTGGCGACAGCAGAGATGGCTCCTTTGCTAAAAGAAGGGAGAGCTACCATTCTGGCTGTCGATGATGATCCGGTGAATCTGGATGTGCTGGTCAGCATCCTTTCGACGGAACCATACGATATAACTACAGCAGGTTCGGGTCAGGAAGCGATGGAATTGCTCGGCACACGTCAGTGGGATCTGCTCATTACAGATGTGATGATGCCCAATATGTCCGGATATGAGTTAACCCAGAAGGTGAGGGAACAATTCTCAATGTCTGAGCTTCCTGTGCTGCTGTTGACGGCACGAAGTCAGCCGCCAGATATCTACACGGGGTTTGCATCGGGGGCCAATGATTATGTCACGAAGCCTGTAGATGCGGTGGAACTAAAATATCGGATACGTGCATTGACCATGCTAAATCAGTCTATCCAAGAGCGCCTGCGCATGGAGGCCGCTTATTTACAGGCTCAGATTCAGCCTCACTTCCTGTTTAATACGTTGAATTCACTTATGGTTTTAAGTGATATTGATACAGAGCATATGCGGAAGCTTGGCGATGCTTTTTCATCCTATTTACGGATCAGCTTCAACTATCTCAATACAGGCGAACTGGTGAAATTATCATACGAGCTGGAACTCGTGGAAGCCTATCTTTTTATTGAAAAAACACGATTTGAAGATCGATTGTCGGTGGTATTAAACGTAGAGCCGGACCTTCCGTTGCTTCTCCCGCCGCTATCAATTCAGCCTTTGATTGAAAATGCCGTCAGACACGGTCTATTAAGCCGCAATGTAGGCGGTACGTTATGCCTATCCATCACTCGTCATGAGGGTTATACCCGTATTGAAGTGAAGGATAATGGCAAAGGAATGGAACCGGAGAAGGTTGCAGAGCTGTTACATGCTACGCCAGGTGGAAAAGGCGGAATAGGTATTGTGAATACAAACCGCAGATTGTTGCAACGGTATGGTCAGGGATTATCAATCGTAAGTGAGCCGGGTGAGGGCACGATGGTATCATTTGATATTCCGGATGAGATATAA
- a CDS encoding response regulator, with translation MKVILVDDERLALIGLQKSLEKEVSGIEIIATYMNPTEAVAGIVEHRPDVVFLDIHMPEMDGMDLGRQIQAATPGIEIIFVTSYDQYAVHAFELQALDYVMKPIQKDRLKQTVSRVREKLSVKREQRSKDTNVPLILCFNQIQFKLPGKDIQVAKWRTSKAQELFAYLLHHRNQVIHRSVLLELLWPGMEEEKTAHQLYTAMYHVRQTLKTCNMDMITIQSGHLEAGYRLELGEAQLDSEQWEREIRQWKVVDASTVHAYEQALHLYKGTYLGNYEYMWAEPERERLRYLWLYHMRQLSLYYQQHGLAEKVIESTRRIQHMLPDEEESYFILMKLYDEMHNDLGVEQQYRLLTTRMEQDLEIPISEDITEWYQDWKLGLTKVMKK, from the coding sequence GTGAAAGTGATATTGGTTGACGACGAACGTCTAGCGTTGATAGGCCTTCAAAAATCACTAGAAAAAGAAGTAAGCGGCATTGAAATTATCGCTACATATATGAATCCAACAGAGGCTGTGGCGGGTATTGTGGAGCACCGTCCTGATGTTGTATTTCTGGATATTCATATGCCGGAGATGGATGGTATGGATCTGGGAAGACAGATTCAGGCGGCAACACCGGGTATCGAAATTATATTTGTGACCAGTTACGATCAATATGCGGTGCATGCTTTCGAACTACAGGCTTTGGACTATGTGATGAAGCCCATCCAAAAGGATCGATTGAAGCAGACAGTGAGCCGAGTCCGGGAGAAACTGAGCGTAAAACGGGAGCAGCGGTCAAAGGATACAAATGTACCTTTAATTTTATGTTTTAATCAGATTCAGTTTAAGCTTCCAGGAAAGGATATTCAGGTTGCCAAATGGCGTACAAGCAAGGCGCAGGAGCTGTTTGCATACTTGCTTCACCACCGGAACCAGGTTATCCATCGCAGTGTCCTGCTGGAGCTTCTGTGGCCGGGAATGGAAGAGGAGAAGACGGCACACCAACTTTACACTGCGATGTATCATGTCCGCCAAACCCTGAAAACTTGCAACATGGATATGATCACGATTCAGAGTGGACACCTGGAGGCAGGTTATCGACTCGAACTGGGTGAGGCTCAGTTGGATAGTGAGCAGTGGGAACGGGAAATCAGGCAATGGAAAGTCGTAGACGCAAGTACGGTTCATGCCTATGAGCAAGCGCTTCATCTATATAAGGGTACCTATCTTGGCAATTATGAATACATGTGGGCTGAACCTGAGCGGGAAAGATTACGCTATCTGTGGCTGTATCATATGAGACAACTAAGTCTGTATTACCAGCAGCATGGGCTGGCGGAAAAAGTAATTGAGAGTACACGACGTATTCAGCATATGCTTCCGGATGAGGAAGAAAGTTATTTTATTCTAATGAAGTTATATGATGAAATGCACAACGATCTCGGTGTGGAGCAGCAGTATCGTCTCTTAACCACCAGAATGGAGCAAGATTTGGAGATACCGATCAGTGAGGATATTACCGAATGGTATCAGGACTGGAAGCTCGGTTTAACCAAAGTCATGAAAAAATAA
- a CDS encoding DinB family protein translates to MSDANQSFGQALVKSLVGERGHIRIARALPDIDVTLAARTHDAMPYTIYQLVKHMHYWQQFMLEHLEGRKPQLPANVSESWPEEKSPQDEATWKADIQAFLDGVDQAVAIAETAQLDDPLLYFPGETKAGLLRNIASHNSYHLGEIVLLRRFYGAWPPPGGGFPA, encoded by the coding sequence ATGTCAGATGCTAATCAAAGCTTTGGTCAAGCCCTTGTCAAATCATTAGTGGGGGAACGCGGTCATATCCGCATCGCCCGTGCTCTACCCGATATCGATGTCACACTTGCTGCTCGTACGCACGATGCTATGCCATATACGATCTATCAGTTGGTGAAGCACATGCATTATTGGCAGCAATTCATGCTAGAACACTTGGAAGGACGCAAGCCACAGCTCCCTGCTAACGTGAGTGAGAGCTGGCCTGAGGAGAAGAGTCCACAGGACGAAGCCACGTGGAAGGCAGATATTCAGGCATTCTTGGATGGGGTTGATCAAGCCGTAGCCATTGCAGAAACTGCACAATTGGATGATCCACTGCTCTATTTCCCGGGTGAAACTAAAGCAGGGCTTCTACGCAATATCGCATCCCATAACTCGTACCATCTGGGTGAGATTGTTCTGCTGCGTCGCTTCTACGGCGCATGGCCGCCTCCAGGTGGCGGGTTCCCGGCGTAA
- a CDS encoding SDR family oxidoreductase, with protein sequence MKPEQSVTRYTALVIGAGGVIGRNLIDYLMTLPQWNVIGVSRRGGEDAPRLRYISADLLNEADTQDKLSHLTTVTHIFYAAYQDRPTWAELVQPNLAMLVNVVNTIEPIAPNLEHISLMQGYKVYGAHLGPFKTPAKETDAYHMPPEFNVDQQQFLEDRQPGSSWTWSALRPSVVCGFALGNPMNLAMVIGVYASISKELNLPLRFPGKPGAYHSLLEMTDATLLAHATVWAATEPRCANQAFNITNGDLFRWNELWPKIAAFFELETAPPLPLSLATVMTDKENLWKSMIEKYGLVHTPYDDVSSWAFGDFVFSWDYDFFADGSKARRFGFYDFIDTETMFMDIFRNLRDRKILP encoded by the coding sequence TTGAAACCCGAACAATCCGTTACCCGTTACACCGCACTTGTCATTGGTGCCGGAGGCGTCATTGGAAGAAACCTTATTGACTATCTGATGACACTTCCGCAATGGAATGTCATTGGTGTATCTCGCCGCGGAGGGGAAGATGCCCCTAGGTTACGTTATATATCAGCTGATTTACTGAACGAAGCAGACACACAAGACAAACTGAGTCATTTAACGACCGTTACGCATATTTTCTACGCCGCGTATCAGGATCGTCCAACTTGGGCCGAATTGGTACAGCCCAACTTGGCCATGCTCGTTAATGTGGTGAATACCATCGAACCGATCGCTCCAAATCTCGAACATATTAGCCTAATGCAAGGATATAAAGTGTACGGCGCACATCTGGGTCCTTTCAAAACACCTGCCAAAGAAACGGACGCATATCATATGCCCCCTGAATTCAATGTCGATCAGCAACAGTTTCTCGAGGATCGGCAACCCGGAAGCAGCTGGACCTGGTCAGCTCTGCGCCCTTCTGTGGTATGTGGATTCGCCCTGGGTAATCCAATGAACCTTGCCATGGTTATTGGCGTGTATGCGTCTATCTCCAAGGAGCTTAACTTGCCATTACGATTTCCTGGGAAACCAGGAGCGTATCATTCGCTTCTTGAAATGACTGATGCGACATTGCTGGCTCATGCAACCGTATGGGCAGCAACCGAACCTCGCTGTGCCAATCAGGCATTTAATATCACCAATGGTGATCTGTTTCGCTGGAATGAGCTATGGCCCAAAATCGCTGCGTTTTTCGAATTGGAAACAGCACCTCCACTACCCCTTTCACTTGCAACAGTGATGACAGATAAAGAAAATCTTTGGAAGTCCATGATTGAAAAGTATGGTTTGGTACACACCCCTTATGATGATGTCTCTTCTTGGGCATTTGGTGACTTTGTCTTCTCGTGGGATTACGATTTCTTCGCAGATGGTTCCAAAGCTCGCCGCTTCGGATTCTATGATTTCATTGACACTGAGACTATGTTTATGGATATTTTCAGAAATCTACGTGATCGCAAGATCCTTCCGTAA
- a CDS encoding winged helix-turn-helix transcriptional regulator: protein MEEPLKVYNTAVEAFLEVIGGKWKPVILFHLTFGKKRNGELMKLIPAITQKVLTQQLGELTEAGVIVRISHHQVPPKVEYELTEYGCSLKEILHLMCRWGDIHVENVYGDRGKILFKPPTTTDR, encoded by the coding sequence ATGGAGGAACCGCTCAAAGTATATAACACCGCAGTGGAAGCTTTTCTTGAAGTGATCGGAGGAAAGTGGAAGCCTGTTATTCTATTCCATCTTACCTTTGGTAAGAAACGTAATGGTGAGCTGATGAAACTGATCCCTGCGATCACTCAGAAAGTGTTGACTCAGCAACTTGGTGAACTAACGGAGGCGGGGGTCATTGTCCGTATTTCCCATCACCAGGTCCCGCCTAAAGTGGAGTATGAGTTAACAGAGTATGGGTGTAGCCTTAAAGAGATTCTTCATCTGATGTGTAGGTGGGGCGATATACACGTGGAGAATGTTTATGGTGATCGAGGAAAAATTCTGTTTAAGCCTCCGACTACTACGGACCGTTGA
- a CDS encoding MarR family winged helix-turn-helix transcriptional regulator produces MEEQNIFELIHNMDNFTNKLIIQWNKSFNEDLGVSHVLVLSHLHQNGKSRPSDIAKMLGFTPPTLSYLSDKMVAKELVVRMVDEADRRIIYLNITDKGAEVLGRAILEGQKLRKNLFQKLNEEDRAQLVHIFEKMNRED; encoded by the coding sequence ATGGAAGAACAGAACATTTTTGAGCTTATACACAACATGGATAATTTCACTAATAAATTGATCATACAATGGAACAAATCATTCAATGAGGACCTCGGTGTTTCTCATGTGCTTGTACTCAGCCATCTCCATCAAAATGGAAAAAGCCGACCTTCGGATATTGCAAAAATGTTAGGGTTCACTCCGCCTACACTCAGTTATTTATCTGACAAGATGGTAGCCAAGGAATTAGTCGTCAGAATGGTAGATGAAGCGGACCGTCGCATTATTTATTTGAACATTACGGATAAAGGGGCCGAAGTCCTCGGAAGAGCAATATTGGAGGGCCAGAAGCTGCGCAAGAATTTATTCCAGAAATTAAACGAAGAGGATCGAGCGCAACTAGTCCATATTTTTGAGAAGATGAATCGGGAAGATTGA
- a CDS encoding SDR family NAD(P)-dependent oxidoreductase produces MGKLENKVAIITGGASGIGEGMVDLFAQEGAIVIAADINEEALERASQKENVYGLKLNVSSDEDWQALAKVVNERFGKIDILVNNAGISSEKPFEEINAQDWQKMLSINGFGPFAGMKHVTPYMAAQKKGSIVNISSYTALIGQGFNHYSASKGAVRALSKAAATTFGRQGIRVNALFPGIIETPMTQSLNTSKELLERLIQATPLQRLGQAIDIAKAALFLASDDSSYITGSELVIDGGYSAQ; encoded by the coding sequence ATGGGAAAATTAGAGAATAAAGTAGCCATTATTACTGGCGGAGCCTCGGGAATCGGGGAGGGCATGGTTGATCTTTTTGCGCAGGAAGGCGCCATCGTCATTGCTGCAGACATTAATGAGGAAGCACTGGAGAGAGCAAGCCAAAAAGAGAATGTGTACGGACTGAAGTTGAATGTATCTTCGGATGAAGATTGGCAGGCACTGGCGAAAGTAGTGAATGAACGTTTTGGGAAAATTGACATTTTGGTCAACAATGCAGGAATTTCTTCGGAGAAACCATTTGAGGAAATCAATGCACAGGATTGGCAGAAAATGCTTTCCATTAATGGTTTTGGCCCATTCGCTGGCATGAAACATGTCACTCCTTATATGGCAGCCCAGAAGAAAGGTTCCATCGTCAATATCTCATCATACACCGCTTTAATTGGACAAGGCTTTAACCATTACTCGGCATCTAAAGGCGCGGTACGTGCATTATCCAAAGCCGCTGCGACCACCTTCGGACGTCAAGGTATTCGGGTGAATGCTCTTTTTCCTGGGATCATTGAAACACCTATGACCCAATCCTTGAACACATCAAAGGAACTGCTTGAACGATTAATTCAGGCAACGCCTTTGCAGCGTCTGGGCCAGGCTATCGATATTGCCAAAGCAGCGTTGTTCCTGGCGTCGGATGATTCTTCGTACATTACAGGATCTGAACTGGTGATCGATGGTGGCTACTCAGCCCAATAG
- a CDS encoding SMI1/KNR4 family protein — MRDDLLVQLQEWHEEDEFQEIVDAIQAIPVEERDYELVNHLGRALNNLEQYEEAVEQFLTVAKEGTGDPLWHYRIGLAYYYLEQYAHALQAFERADELDPEDEDTLEFLEWIRSKTAEEPTEVSAEKLVDNVPSVYELSTPPVSVSHLEPMGFWNDSAEAVDKYVLAPPTDEQVESMEEQLVFKLPTSYVNMMKLHNGGVPHYRHFPVKQAEAAKKVRVEVAGILGIGREKAHSLGGEAGSRFIIEQGGYPEIGVVICECPSDSEVVMLDYRESGNAGEPEVVHVDKKESYKITWLAPNFETFIQGLLNEENQPANLEGSL; from the coding sequence ATGAGAGACGATCTGTTGGTTCAATTGCAAGAGTGGCATGAAGAAGATGAATTTCAGGAAATTGTAGATGCAATTCAAGCAATTCCTGTGGAAGAAAGAGATTATGAGCTGGTTAACCATTTGGGACGAGCGCTGAATAACCTGGAACAGTATGAAGAAGCGGTTGAACAATTCCTGACGGTTGCTAAAGAGGGCACAGGTGACCCACTCTGGCATTATCGGATTGGACTGGCTTATTATTATCTGGAGCAATATGCGCATGCACTGCAGGCGTTTGAAAGAGCGGATGAATTGGACCCTGAAGATGAAGATACGCTGGAGTTTCTGGAATGGATTCGAAGCAAGACAGCAGAGGAACCCACAGAGGTATCCGCAGAGAAGCTCGTGGATAACGTCCCATCTGTCTATGAACTCTCAACCCCACCTGTTAGCGTTAGCCATCTGGAACCAATGGGTTTTTGGAATGACAGTGCTGAAGCCGTGGATAAATATGTGTTGGCCCCGCCTACCGATGAACAGGTCGAGTCAATGGAGGAGCAGTTGGTGTTCAAGCTGCCAACTTCCTATGTTAACATGATGAAATTACATAATGGGGGTGTTCCCCACTATAGGCATTTTCCTGTTAAACAAGCAGAGGCTGCCAAGAAGGTCCGCGTTGAGGTCGCGGGTATATTGGGTATTGGGCGGGAGAAAGCACATTCGTTAGGTGGTGAAGCTGGCAGCCGATTTATCATCGAGCAGGGGGGTTACCCCGAAATCGGTGTTGTTATCTGTGAGTGCCCTTCTGATTCGGAGGTGGTGATGCTGGATTATCGTGAATCCGGCAATGCTGGTGAGCCCGAGGTTGTTCATGTGGATAAAAAAGAAAGCTACAAGATTACTTGGCTTGCGCCCAATTTTGAAACCTTTATTCAAGGTCTGTTGAATGAGGAAAATCAACCTGCAAACCTTGAAGGTTCACTGTAA